In one Sporomusa sphaeroides DSM 2875 genomic region, the following are encoded:
- the folP gene encoding dihydropteroate synthase, with amino-acid sequence MRYNMRIIEIKNQEQARKELAKVNCDPGGMAIMSNKVVHKTIKVEHVLSKASLILKQTFLSKGGEAAVTRGAADFSDEYTDVLLSGSLKHFKQAIPQLKGQPWGLGQLAKELEAIIAAGENFPHRAYQLGQHSLAITPGKTLVMGILNFTPDSFSDGGKFNTLDSAMRHAEQMLKDGADIIDIGAESTRPYGSQKISAEEELDRLMPVLEKILANFSVPVSVDTYKGSVAREALKAGAHIINDIWGLQFDPEMAKAVAEYNVPVVVMHNQEGTYYERDIMSHLLEFLRKSIEIGMAAGIDAKNFIIDPGIGFGKGLPENLAVLARLEELNSLGCPVLLGTSRKKFIGEILDALPDDRVEGTGASVVLGIIKGAAHIVRVHDVKAIARMARMTDVMLNAKYQ; translated from the coding sequence ATGCGATACAATATGCGAATAATTGAAATAAAAAACCAGGAACAAGCCCGGAAGGAACTGGCAAAAGTCAATTGTGATCCTGGCGGTATGGCTATTATGTCCAATAAAGTTGTGCACAAGACAATAAAAGTCGAGCATGTATTAAGTAAAGCTTCGCTTATTTTAAAACAAACTTTTCTTTCTAAAGGCGGCGAGGCAGCGGTTACCAGAGGCGCAGCCGATTTTAGCGATGAGTATACAGATGTATTGTTAAGCGGCAGCTTAAAACACTTTAAGCAAGCCATTCCCCAGCTTAAGGGTCAGCCATGGGGACTGGGGCAATTAGCTAAAGAGTTAGAGGCTATCATCGCCGCCGGTGAAAATTTTCCGCATCGTGCCTATCAGCTGGGACAGCATAGCCTGGCGATTACTCCGGGGAAAACGCTGGTAATGGGGATTTTGAACTTTACGCCTGATTCATTTTCAGATGGCGGCAAGTTTAATACTCTTGACTCGGCCATGCGGCATGCCGAACAAATGCTTAAAGACGGTGCCGACATTATTGATATCGGCGCCGAGTCTACCAGGCCATACGGCTCGCAGAAGATTTCCGCCGAAGAGGAGTTAGACAGGTTAATGCCTGTGCTGGAGAAAATATTAGCCAATTTTAGTGTGCCTGTTTCTGTCGATACTTATAAAGGCAGTGTTGCCAGGGAGGCACTTAAAGCCGGGGCACACATCATTAATGATATCTGGGGACTGCAATTTGATCCGGAAATGGCTAAAGCAGTTGCCGAATATAATGTGCCGGTGGTAGTTATGCATAACCAGGAGGGCACCTATTATGAACGGGACATTATGTCACATCTCCTGGAATTCTTGCGTAAGAGTATCGAAATTGGTATGGCAGCCGGTATTGACGCCAAGAATTTTATTATTGATCCAGGCATTGGCTTTGGCAAAGGGCTGCCGGAAAACCTGGCCGTGCTGGCACGGCTGGAAGAATTGAATTCACTGGGCTGCCCGGTATTGCTCGGCACTTCACGCAAAAAGTTTATCGGTGAAATTTTGGACGCATTGCCTGATGACCGGGTAGAGGGAACAGGGGCCAGTGTCGTATTGGGAATTATCAAGGGTGCGGCACATATTGTCCGGGTGCATGATGTAAAAGCTATAGCCCGCATGGCCCGTATGACAGATGTAATGCTAAATGCCAAATATCAATAG
- a CDS encoding methyl-accepting chemotaxis protein, whose product MMAEVSLLECFTRVAKYIPQLVNGKVGMVVSDRNKWLVSYSIPELEGQVVVGEPLKPGSAAHQAIQRRQRVVTAVGSEVYGIPYVAVSLPVMNEQGEVIGAVAIHESLERQTMLETAAKQLSDSAVEMSSAIQAVLAQAEELAASSRFLKDLSVAANKQVTDTDAVVGFIKNVASQTNLLGLNAAIEAARVGEMGKGFGVVAEEVRKLAANSAGSATQITSILDNIKQSIEKITGEIEQVDSVTEHQAKTIQNLTAHSQMLMAMSEQLAGLASTVNHKK is encoded by the coding sequence ATGATGGCAGAAGTTTCACTGTTGGAGTGCTTTACCCGGGTGGCAAAATACATTCCTCAGCTAGTCAATGGTAAAGTCGGCATGGTGGTGAGTGACCGGAACAAATGGCTGGTATCTTATTCGATTCCTGAGCTGGAAGGGCAAGTGGTTGTCGGAGAACCGCTCAAGCCAGGCTCTGCTGCTCATCAAGCCATACAGCGGCGGCAGCGGGTCGTTACGGCAGTTGGCAGTGAAGTCTATGGTATTCCCTATGTTGCCGTCAGTCTGCCGGTTATGAATGAGCAGGGAGAAGTCATTGGCGCTGTAGCTATCCATGAATCACTGGAGCGTCAAACCATGCTGGAAACTGCCGCAAAGCAACTTTCTGATTCTGCGGTTGAGATGTCTTCAGCCATTCAAGCCGTTTTGGCTCAGGCAGAAGAACTGGCTGCTAGCAGCCGGTTTCTCAAAGACCTTTCAGTTGCCGCCAACAAACAGGTAACCGATACTGATGCAGTTGTCGGGTTTATTAAAAACGTAGCCAGTCAGACTAATCTTCTGGGACTCAATGCTGCTATTGAAGCTGCCAGAGTTGGCGAAATGGGAAAAGGTTTTGGCGTGGTAGCGGAAGAAGTGCGCAAACTGGCTGCCAATAGTGCCGGTTCAGCCACGCAAATTACCAGTATTCTGGATAATATCAAACAGTCTATTGAAAAAATCACCGGCGAGATTGAGCAGGTTGATTCTGTTACCGAACATCAGGCAAAAACCATCCAGAATCTGACAGCCCACAGCCAAATGCTGATGGCAATGTCGGAACAGCTTGCCGGGCTGGCTTCCACTGTAAATCATAAAAAATAA
- the folB gene encoding dihydroneopterin aldolase codes for MSHKISLKNMVFYGFHGVYEFERELGQRFYVDLDMKADLRQAGVNDRLEETIDYVSVYNQTKEIVENHRFQLLEALSYHIAGEVLRLHPLVEEVTVRVRKPSVPIAAALDCVEVEAVRRRGE; via the coding sequence ATGAGTCATAAAATATCTTTAAAAAATATGGTATTTTACGGTTTCCACGGGGTATATGAGTTTGAGAGGGAATTGGGACAGCGTTTTTATGTAGATCTTGATATGAAAGCCGATTTAAGGCAAGCCGGCGTAAATGACAGGCTTGAAGAAACCATAGATTATGTTTCTGTATATAACCAGACTAAAGAAATAGTGGAAAATCATCGGTTCCAATTACTGGAGGCGTTATCCTACCACATTGCCGGGGAGGTTTTGCGCTTGCATCCTCTGGTCGAGGAAGTTACCGTCAGGGTACGCAAACCATCGGTGCCCATTGCCGCTGCTCTTGATTGTGTGGAAGTGGAAGCTGTCCGGAGACGTGGCGAATGA
- a CDS encoding nicotinate phosphoribosyltransferase: MKQRLSPDLFNLPVEQIKSGFFSDNYFVRTQEILIKDNHRPKVVMQVFQRQHAVVCGVDEAIAIIKKCAHNPESLTIHALHDGDSVEPWETVMTIEGDLADFSHLETVYLGALSRQTKIATNVRKVVAAVNGKPVLFFPSRFDHYAVQTSDGYAAHIGGVHGVSTPANGALWGAEALGTIPHALIATYGGDTVKATKAFDRYVDQRINRVALVDFSNDCVATSLAVARELGDALWAVRLDTADNLVDVSVIPQMSTFKPTGVCAQLVLNVRQALDAEGFNHVKIMVSGGFNAERIRQFETAGVPVDIYAVGSSLFNDNINFTADIVMVDDKPCSKVGRSYRPNPRLTLVE, translated from the coding sequence ATGAAACAACGCTTATCGCCTGATCTTTTCAATCTTCCTGTTGAGCAAATAAAAAGCGGTTTTTTTAGTGACAATTATTTCGTGCGTACCCAGGAAATCCTCATCAAAGACAATCACCGGCCCAAAGTAGTCATGCAGGTTTTTCAACGTCAGCATGCTGTTGTGTGCGGTGTAGATGAAGCCATTGCTATAATTAAAAAGTGCGCACATAATCCTGAAAGTCTGACAATTCATGCCCTGCATGACGGGGATTCGGTTGAACCATGGGAAACCGTTATGACAATTGAAGGAGACTTAGCTGACTTTTCTCATTTGGAAACCGTTTATTTAGGTGCACTATCCCGTCAAACTAAAATTGCGACCAATGTACGCAAAGTAGTTGCAGCCGTCAATGGCAAGCCGGTGTTGTTTTTCCCGTCACGCTTTGATCATTATGCAGTGCAGACCTCTGATGGTTATGCGGCCCATATTGGCGGCGTTCACGGAGTATCCACTCCGGCCAATGGTGCTCTTTGGGGCGCCGAAGCACTGGGCACCATTCCCCATGCCCTCATCGCCACATATGGTGGCGATACCGTCAAAGCCACCAAAGCCTTTGACCGGTATGTTGATCAACGGATAAACCGGGTGGCCCTTGTTGATTTTTCTAACGACTGTGTTGCTACATCCCTGGCAGTGGCCAGAGAATTAGGCGATGCGTTATGGGCAGTCCGCCTCGATACTGCCGATAATCTTGTCGACGTATCTGTCATCCCCCAGATGAGTACTTTTAAACCTACCGGTGTCTGCGCGCAATTGGTGCTGAATGTCCGCCAGGCATTGGATGCAGAAGGCTTTAACCATGTAAAAATCATGGTTTCCGGCGGCTTCAATGCTGAACGCATCCGCCAGTTTGAAACCGCCGGCGTACCTGTAGACATTTATGCGGTAGGCAGCAGTTTGTTTAATGACAATATCAACTTTACCGCCGATATTGTTATGGTCGATGACAAGCCTTGTTCCAAAGTGGGCCGCAGCTACCGGCCAAACCCTCGACTGACATTGGTGGAATAG
- the folK gene encoding 2-amino-4-hydroxy-6-hydroxymethyldihydropteridine diphosphokinase: protein MIFLGLGSNISNNTTREDNIATAINLLDEHARITVTKVSSLYETEPVGLKEQPSFLNAVIAIDTDLPPLELLAVCLAAEQKMGRVREVRWGPRNIDVDLLAYHNVEMALQALELPHPRMPDRRFVLIPLAEIAGNVPIFKGQTAQELLAVSPDDSQVTLYGRLSVSRQGNGIG from the coding sequence ATGATTTTTTTAGGTTTGGGCTCTAATATAAGCAACAATACTACCAGAGAAGATAATATTGCAACCGCTATCAACCTGCTGGACGAGCATGCGCGCATTACCGTGACAAAAGTATCCTCACTTTATGAGACTGAACCGGTAGGACTGAAGGAGCAGCCAAGCTTTCTGAATGCGGTAATTGCCATTGATACTGATTTACCGCCGCTGGAATTACTTGCCGTTTGTCTTGCTGCTGAGCAAAAAATGGGAAGAGTCCGCGAGGTTCGATGGGGACCGCGTAATATTGATGTTGATCTTTTAGCATATCATAATGTGGAAATGGCCCTTCAGGCACTTGAACTACCGCATCCCCGGATGCCTGACAGAAGGTTTGTATTGATTCCATTAGCCGAGATTGCCGGCAATGTACCTATATTTAAGGGACAAACAGCGCAGGAATTGCTGGCTGTCAGTCCGGACGACAGTCAGGTTACCTTGTATGGCCGGCTCTCGGTGTCCAGGCAGGGGAACGGCATTGGCTGA